A window of Paenibacillus sp. 19GGS1-52 contains these coding sequences:
- a CDS encoding carbohydrate binding domain-containing protein, giving the protein MYRRLISKLLVVVMLLSVLQLPGNTRRAQAAGQDGLPKSAASVSSSDAAGKAAFTDMNQHWAASAVDRLAAAGILQGDGPGRFGPGRAVSRAEMAVILNRVFRYTVPGTDDFSDVSASSWYGKDVNLVHSAGIIEGYADGRFQPGAAVQRQEVITMLGRAFQLGSASETVLAAQADGSAVSGYARDAVNAMLAASYIRGDSEGRLNPQAPMTRAELAVLLGRMIGWITPGEGSYSIGEVSGNVIVNRSNVQIEGGAVNGNFYVTAGTGEGDVSFSGIKVKGITRISGGGEHSVVFGKSALGQTIVDKPKAPVRLVLKEGSSVARIELVQPAKVEIDAGSTVDALIVDAGAAGSEIVNRGYIGLLETKADSVLFNGTALKNGETIRGLSGSISSPKVSATATFAPTVVPETPTPTPTPTPTPTATPSTNDDQWELVWNDEFDDRSIDETKWNVQDTGTVYNNELEYYHPNNASLETESGQGVLALEARKEAYGGKKYTSAKLTSKMKGDWTYGKFTVRAKLPIQQGMWPAIWMMPTDEEKQYGPWPGSGEMDIMELTGPVAGETEKADLYPRTVHGSLHYDIPHMSQSKTYVLPEGKTFADDYHDFTLEWLPGLIRYYVDGKIYFETSDWGTKAEGQPDYYTYPAPFDRPFYMILNLAVGGDWPGDPAAGFQSDKMYVDYVRVYKYKKLDEWPDVTGKRPTKPETSVPQRPMPADGNQIYNGDFTGAAAADGLPEYWELIENAGGAGTASVIDDKNKGKAVKVAIREAGTQNYSIQLTQKPLMLEKGKAYKVTFDAKADAARPLMSKLTEFGGGWTAYSKERNFQLTPDWQSFEYVFNMAQASDNNVRFEFNLGLNNIAAYFANVRVVETEPLPVVRTPLADGNLIYNGGFELGEGRLGYWAFAVKPDSGAVAKASVTNTLELPLMKREFRADVQSAGGSPEDVTLTQTGIPMSAAGVYQLAFEARSDKAQPVGIKLENSGGNTVYPDGATFTLTPEWKSYTAEIALSGASGTEGVLSFLLGQAPGQTEIDNVRLVRMVDPPVFNSYLHLRGDQYWRSSGTSLIPSGEGGKDITDMDKGDYVEYKVVLPQAASIIPVIRVSSIHADSELKLSVLDAGKQSMVTTSVYSTAIGDTGGLQSYRAIIGAPLKLPAGSYYIRLGGSGYNLAWLDLSRELVMNGSFKDASTESWTLFKKDWDDNDPVKDTVMTAVYGALQVDLGGSGDEDWNVQVKQGAIPVEQGKKYLLRFDADASIARWIRVLVQHDGSTDNNWTAYTNEKVSLSEAGGHYEYLFTAPASDPGALLQFSLGKISESLGAHKVKLSNISLLQVSPVMAGEVYGENLIPNGDFSAPLKNWSSYSSDSGELSIDNVNGALQMQVGSTGTNSWDRQVYYEGVAYNEGNHYTLTFRAKAEAVRKMNISIGWLDAANNYTWHGYASKVVDLGTDYNTYTLEFDVTGGSTSIGRISFELGNIENGGAGQLAVDVDDVVLVNNGAVPTP; this is encoded by the coding sequence ATGTACCGTAGATTAATATCCAAGCTTCTGGTGGTGGTTATGCTGTTATCAGTGCTCCAGCTTCCGGGGAACACGAGACGGGCTCAAGCAGCGGGTCAGGATGGACTTCCGAAATCAGCCGCAAGTGTGAGCAGCTCTGATGCAGCCGGAAAGGCAGCATTTACCGATATGAATCAGCATTGGGCCGCGTCGGCAGTGGACAGGCTGGCAGCTGCTGGGATTCTGCAAGGCGATGGACCGGGCAGATTTGGACCGGGCCGCGCGGTTTCCCGCGCAGAGATGGCAGTCATACTAAACAGGGTGTTCCGTTATACAGTTCCGGGTACTGATGATTTCAGTGATGTAAGCGCTTCTTCTTGGTACGGGAAGGATGTGAACTTGGTCCACTCAGCGGGCATTATCGAGGGCTACGCGGACGGCCGGTTTCAGCCGGGAGCGGCTGTCCAGCGGCAGGAAGTGATAACGATGCTGGGCCGGGCTTTCCAGCTGGGATCTGCCTCCGAGACAGTATTGGCCGCGCAGGCAGACGGGTCAGCGGTCAGCGGCTATGCACGCGACGCGGTGAACGCGATGCTTGCGGCGAGTTATATCCGCGGCGATTCGGAGGGCAGGCTGAATCCGCAGGCTCCAATGACCCGGGCCGAGCTGGCGGTGCTTCTCGGCCGGATGATCGGGTGGATCACTCCGGGCGAAGGAAGCTATTCGATTGGTGAGGTGTCTGGCAACGTTATTGTCAACCGGTCGAATGTTCAGATTGAAGGCGGAGCGGTGAACGGGAATTTCTATGTGACTGCCGGAACGGGAGAGGGAGATGTATCATTCTCGGGAATCAAGGTGAAGGGTATCACCCGTATTTCCGGAGGCGGTGAACATTCAGTGGTCTTCGGCAAATCTGCTCTGGGACAGACGATCGTAGACAAGCCCAAAGCGCCTGTGCGGCTCGTCCTGAAGGAAGGAAGCTCAGTTGCCCGGATTGAATTGGTCCAGCCGGCCAAAGTTGAGATTGATGCTGGCTCAACGGTGGATGCCCTGATTGTAGATGCAGGCGCTGCCGGATCAGAGATCGTGAACCGGGGGTATATAGGCTTGCTTGAAACAAAGGCGGACAGTGTGCTTTTCAACGGTACTGCGCTGAAAAACGGTGAGACGATCCGGGGCTTGTCCGGCAGTATCTCCTCACCGAAGGTCAGTGCCACGGCTACCTTCGCACCAACGGTTGTACCTGAGACACCGACACCGACACCGACACCGACACCGACACCGACGGCCACCCCGTCAACCAATGATGATCAATGGGAGCTGGTCTGGAACGACGAATTCGACGACCGCTCCATCGATGAGACCAAATGGAATGTTCAGGATACCGGAACGGTATACAATAACGAATTGGAATATTATCATCCGAACAACGCTTCGCTCGAAACGGAGAGCGGGCAAGGTGTGCTGGCACTGGAAGCGCGGAAGGAAGCTTACGGCGGGAAAAAGTATACTTCTGCCAAGCTGACCTCCAAGATGAAGGGCGACTGGACTTACGGAAAATTCACGGTGCGCGCCAAGCTGCCAATTCAGCAGGGCATGTGGCCAGCCATCTGGATGATGCCAACCGACGAAGAGAAGCAGTATGGACCTTGGCCGGGAAGCGGCGAAATGGACATTATGGAATTGACGGGACCAGTGGCCGGTGAGACGGAGAAGGCTGATCTATACCCGAGAACCGTTCATGGTTCGCTTCATTACGACATCCCGCATATGTCCCAGTCCAAAACTTATGTTCTGCCGGAAGGCAAAACATTCGCTGACGATTATCATGACTTCACGCTCGAATGGCTCCCGGGCCTGATTCGGTATTACGTGGACGGTAAAATATATTTCGAAACGAGCGATTGGGGAACCAAGGCTGAAGGCCAGCCGGATTACTATACGTATCCCGCACCATTTGACCGGCCGTTCTATATGATTCTCAATCTAGCAGTGGGCGGCGATTGGCCGGGCGACCCAGCGGCTGGCTTCCAGTCTGACAAGATGTATGTCGATTATGTCCGGGTCTACAAGTACAAGAAGTTGGATGAATGGCCGGACGTAACGGGAAAGCGGCCAACAAAGCCTGAAACCTCCGTTCCTCAGCGTCCAATGCCTGCGGACGGGAATCAGATTTACAACGGAGATTTCACCGGAGCCGCAGCGGCCGATGGACTTCCTGAATATTGGGAATTAATCGAGAATGCAGGCGGTGCGGGCACAGCTTCTGTCATTGACGATAAGAATAAGGGCAAGGCGGTGAAGGTTGCAATCAGAGAGGCGGGAACTCAAAATTATTCCATTCAGCTCACCCAGAAGCCGCTTATGCTGGAGAAGGGCAAAGCCTATAAGGTAACGTTCGACGCCAAAGCGGATGCGGCCCGTCCGCTGATGAGCAAGCTGACAGAATTCGGCGGCGGATGGACGGCGTATTCCAAGGAACGTAATTTCCAGCTTACCCCGGACTGGCAGTCGTTTGAATACGTCTTTAATATGGCACAGGCTTCCGACAACAATGTCCGTTTTGAGTTCAATCTGGGTCTGAACAACATAGCAGCCTATTTTGCTAATGTTCGGGTGGTAGAGACGGAGCCTCTGCCGGTGGTTCGTACACCACTTGCTGATGGTAACCTGATTTATAATGGAGGGTTCGAGCTGGGAGAAGGAAGACTGGGCTATTGGGCATTTGCCGTTAAGCCGGACTCGGGAGCAGTGGCGAAGGCCAGTGTAACAAATACTCTGGAGCTGCCGCTGATGAAGCGGGAGTTCAGGGCAGACGTCCAGAGCGCCGGAGGGTCACCGGAGGATGTAACTCTCACTCAGACAGGAATACCTATGTCAGCAGCAGGCGTCTATCAACTCGCGTTCGAGGCCAGATCGGATAAGGCGCAGCCGGTCGGAATCAAGCTGGAGAACAGCGGTGGAAATACTGTCTATCCCGACGGGGCAACGTTCACTCTGACGCCGGAGTGGAAGAGCTATACAGCGGAAATAGCACTGTCCGGCGCTTCCGGTACTGAAGGTGTATTATCGTTCCTTCTTGGCCAGGCACCGGGGCAGACTGAGATTGACAATGTACGTCTGGTAAGGATGGTTGATCCGCCTGTATTCAATAGCTACCTGCATCTGCGAGGGGATCAGTACTGGAGATCATCGGGAACCAGCTTGATTCCGAGCGGCGAGGGCGGCAAGGACATCACCGACATGGATAAGGGTGACTATGTTGAATACAAAGTGGTCCTTCCTCAGGCGGCCAGCATTATTCCGGTTATCCGGGTATCCAGTATACATGCGGATTCGGAGCTGAAACTGTCGGTTCTGGATGCTGGCAAGCAGAGTATGGTGACGACATCTGTCTATAGCACTGCAATTGGGGATACTGGAGGCCTTCAATCCTACCGCGCAATCATCGGGGCACCGCTGAAGCTGCCTGCGGGAAGCTATTATATCCGTCTTGGCGGCAGCGGCTATAATCTGGCCTGGTTGGATCTTTCCCGCGAACTGGTCATGAACGGCAGCTTCAAGGACGCTTCCACAGAAAGCTGGACGCTGTTCAAGAAGGACTGGGACGACAATGATCCTGTAAAGGATACCGTAATGACCGCTGTGTATGGAGCGCTACAGGTTGACCTAGGGGGCAGCGGTGATGAGGACTGGAATGTACAGGTTAAGCAAGGAGCAATACCGGTAGAGCAAGGCAAGAAGTATCTGCTTCGCTTCGATGCGGATGCCTCAATAGCCAGATGGATTCGGGTGCTCGTCCAGCATGACGGCTCTACGGACAACAATTGGACCGCCTACACGAATGAGAAAGTGAGTCTGAGCGAAGCTGGCGGACACTATGAATATCTGTTCACCGCTCCGGCAAGCGATCCAGGTGCCCTGCTTCAGTTCAGTCTGGGCAAGATTTCGGAATCCTTGGGAGCGCATAAGGTCAAGCTGAGCAACATTTCCCTGCTTCAGGTAAGTCCGGTGATGGCCGGCGAGGTGTATGGGGAGAATCTAATTCCAAACGGAGACTTCTCTGCCCCGCTGAAGAACTGGAGCAGCTATTCCTCCGACAGCGGTGAATTGTCCATTGACAATGTGAATGGGGCGCTGCAGATGCAGGTCGGTTCCACAGGGACGAACAGCTGGGACCGGCAGGTCTATTATGAGGGAGTGGCCTACAACGAAGGAAATCATTATACGCTCACGTTTAGAGCCAAGGCAGAAGCAGTGCGCAAAATGAACATCAGCATCGGCTGGCTGGATGCCGCGAACAATTACACCTGGCATGGATATGCGAGCAAAGTGGTTGATCTTGGTACGGACTACAACACTTATACGTTGGAATTCGACGTTACCGGAGGAAGTACATCCATCGGCCGGATTTCTTTCGAGCTGGGGAATATTGAGAACGGAGGCGCAGGGCAGCTTGCGGTAGATGTTGACGATGTTGTATTGGTGAACAACGGAGCTGTACCGACACCTTGA
- a CDS encoding sugar ABC transporter substrate-binding protein, translated as MKKTAVSIGTLLMAFSVVISGCGGNNNQSSSANNGGVKEESSATAAPATPSTEPVTLNAWVMPNSPKPDADFLKTLDPYLKEHPNVTVKVTVLDWGSAWTKITTAATSGEGPDLLQLGTTWVPAIASMGGIDKVTDKVADVGGAEAFLPASWTTTSMAGDSEVYGVPWFVDARAIYYRTDVFKQAGIDPVTAFKDWDSFKGALEAVNGQTVDGKKIAALGLPGKNDWNVVHNIFPWIWAAGGEVLTEDNKDVVFNEEKGLQGVMFYTGLAHEGLVDKSSLEKNSSQIESDFGDGKSAVIISGPWLAKNFATPKANGGMADMKAAKNFAVAPLPAGPGEQATFVGGSDLTVFSGSKHKEATWELIKYLASDEAQKAYANVSGQLPTKLSLLESPDLDANMKAFSEATKYGRTYPAIPQWGPTETALQKHFANIWDIVAGVKGTYGEESIKKELDSAAAEVKAIISQ; from the coding sequence GTGAAAAAGACAGCAGTATCAATTGGTACACTGCTCATGGCATTTTCAGTGGTCATCAGCGGATGTGGAGGCAACAACAATCAATCAAGTTCTGCTAACAACGGGGGAGTGAAGGAAGAATCCAGTGCGACTGCGGCTCCTGCCACTCCAAGCACGGAACCGGTTACCCTGAACGCTTGGGTGATGCCGAATAGTCCCAAACCGGATGCTGACTTCCTGAAGACGCTTGATCCCTACCTGAAGGAGCATCCGAATGTCACCGTCAAGGTAACGGTGCTTGACTGGGGTTCCGCCTGGACCAAGATCACGACGGCAGCTACAAGCGGCGAAGGACCGGATCTACTCCAGCTTGGAACGACCTGGGTGCCGGCAATTGCCAGCATGGGCGGCATTGACAAAGTGACTGACAAAGTGGCCGATGTGGGCGGCGCCGAGGCTTTCTTGCCGGCCAGCTGGACGACAACCTCCATGGCGGGCGACAGCGAGGTGTACGGAGTGCCGTGGTTTGTAGATGCGCGCGCCATTTACTACCGGACCGATGTATTCAAGCAAGCCGGCATAGATCCGGTAACCGCATTCAAGGATTGGGATTCCTTCAAGGGCGCACTTGAAGCGGTCAACGGACAAACAGTTGATGGCAAGAAGATCGCTGCACTGGGACTTCCGGGCAAGAATGACTGGAACGTAGTGCATAATATTTTCCCTTGGATCTGGGCCGCAGGTGGCGAGGTTCTCACGGAAGACAACAAAGACGTAGTCTTCAACGAAGAGAAAGGGCTCCAAGGCGTTATGTTCTATACAGGACTCGCGCATGAAGGTCTCGTCGATAAGTCCTCGCTCGAAAAGAACTCGTCACAGATTGAGAGTGATTTCGGCGATGGCAAATCGGCAGTGATTATCTCCGGACCGTGGTTGGCCAAGAACTTTGCTACTCCGAAAGCAAACGGCGGCATGGCCGATATGAAGGCAGCGAAAAACTTTGCGGTGGCTCCGCTTCCAGCCGGTCCCGGGGAACAAGCCACCTTTGTCGGTGGCAGCGATCTGACGGTGTTCAGCGGCTCCAAACACAAAGAAGCCACATGGGAGCTTATTAAATACTTGGCCTCCGATGAAGCGCAGAAGGCCTATGCCAATGTATCGGGTCAACTCCCAACCAAATTGTCTCTTCTGGAATCTCCGGATCTTGATGCCAATATGAAAGCATTCTCGGAAGCAACGAAATACGGAAGAACCTATCCGGCCATTCCGCAATGGGGACCTACGGAAACTGCGTTGCAAAAGCACTTTGCTAACATTTGGGATATCGTCGCCGGTGTGAAGGGCACATACGGGGAAGAAAGCATCAAGAAAGAGCTGGACTCCGCAGCGGCTGAAGTCAAAGCGATTATTAGTCAATAA